One region of Armigeres subalbatus isolate Guangzhou_Male chromosome 3, GZ_Asu_2, whole genome shotgun sequence genomic DNA includes:
- the LOC134227506 gene encoding roundabout homolog 3-like isoform X1, which produces MDQCSSLLVSTLFSAIILGGLYNPVEAQLRPRIQEHPADAVAAKEEPLTLNCKAVGRPPPEINWYHNGVPLGPSDRRVILPEGSLFFLKVMQNKREQDAGVYHCEAHNSAGIAVSRNATLQIAILKDEFRAMPKDTVALVGGPVILNCTPPRGIPEPSVLWIKDGKLLDISGKRLSMVDSGSLMISEIQPNDTGKYECSAQSMAGTKTTPPAYLKVLAPPTIVKSPHDTEVLEGEGFDLPCELAGDPKPMVTWRKENGRLPEGRSRKLLDNTLRIEDARQDDEGKYICEGHNEGGNVTISIYLYVYEAPTFMEAPVDVVIREGEGITLPCRAKGRPGVRIFWDRIDKPHVNNSASKPQSQAQIGHKPAEKSKRSISLKTTKNHVRSFAPESVGNWSIKIEPVSEKQLFQLPHTSRMHSIRKKRETTETSNEPDAISSTVASLLISSSVVHFEDNGGLTLKAVSKADEGWYACAAINEAGSIVKKIFIKVLDKDESLEARKEQIHTYDQSRWVSEQFIVLNNVFTISASSIGISWDVTDSATKMPLRMYYRVASEPMDNFIYNSTFESQVTTSNLKELTLNDLRPFTEYEIFASIPEGLSGSVSNIRRGKTLDGPPSAPPTDVRVGVINTTAAFVRWSPPPVHMLNGELTGYKIQIKSNATNKVLGQMILNSTTQSVVINSLTPGAMYIAKVASLTSGGIGPYSLPTSLHMDPQNIVRTDPTPSYWMSSWMSGTALVILCVCLIGGAIFAIFWTVRKKQSVKASYPGPSVTTIIPDKQHTLWLHGNTLVKPSHSLDPPSTSEYAELTNNTQSLKPNNCVPPPEPYATVTLQRGGTISEESCMKCANSPVSSEYNAPLREPINISDVLPPPPDHPYGTYRPPTSMTIRTNPAALSPQMMRKNHVPPPMPNRWDTMPPPIPSFPQNWIRPHHMNPALTMNNAEMYSENDYESGSVLYEQCYRPDQMPPVPPPNNGHHFFSHAGEPTEEFYRHMNMEFAQDMGFEPASPPAPCPETPFNSKYLTGPGAADSPIISRKVGVNTTARGHLPNSASNNSNNYNSQHSTGQSSESDSDNRWAPARTKRSRSRSKSSDRKYNRTLIR; this is translated from the exons CACAACTGCGACCTCGGATACAGGAACATCCGGCAGATGCAGTCGCAGCCAAGGAAGAACCACTGACACTGAACTGCAAAGCAGTTGGCCGGCCACCTCCTGAGATTAATTGGTATCACAATGGGGTGCCATTGGGGCCCTCCGATAGGCGGGTGATACTGCCCGAGGGCTCGCTGTTCTTTCTAAA ggtGATGCAGAATAAGCGCGAACAGGATGCTGGAGTGTATCACTGTGAAGCGCACAACTCGGCTGGCATTGCGGTGAGCAGAAATGCTACGCTACAGATCGCCATTTTGAAGGACGAGTTCCGAGCAATGCCAAAAGATACGGTGGCCTTGGTAGGTGGTCCAGTGATACTGAACTGTACGCCCCCTCGTGGCATACCGGAGCCATCGGTTCTTTGGATAAAGGACGGTAAACTGTTGGACATTAGTGGAAAACGGTTGAGCATGGTGGATTCTGGAAGCTTGATGATTTCGGAAATTCAACCGAACGACACGGGCAAATACGAATGCTCGGCGCAGAGTATGGCTGGAACGAAAACCACGCCCCCGGCATATTTGAAGGTGCTGGCTCCACCTACTATAGTAAAAAGTCCGCACGATACTGAGGTGTTAGAAGGGGAAGGGTTCGATCTGCCTTGCGAGTTGGCAGGAGATCCGAAACCTATGGTAACGTGGCGGAAAGAAAATGGACGACTCCCGGAAGGCAGGTCGAGAAAACTGTTAGACAATACACTGAGGATAGAGGACGCTCGACAAGATGACGAGGGAAAGTACATCTGTGAGGGCCATAACGAGGGAGGGAACGTGACTATCTCGATCTATTTGTACGTCTACGAAGCGCCTACGTTTATGGAAGCACCGGTAGATGTCGTCATCAGAGAGGGCGAGGGGATCACATTGCCTTGTCGAGCCAAGGGGCGACCCGGAGTGCGGATATTTTGGGATCGCATCGATAAACCACATGTAAATAATAGTGCCAGCAAACCGCAAAGCCAAGCGCAGATTGGGCACAAACCTGCCGAAAAATCCAAGCGTAGTATTTCGCTTAAGACAACTAAAAATCACGTACGTTCCTTTGCACCCGAATCGGTGGGAAATTGGTCAATTAAGATAGAACCGGTTTCTGAAAAGCAGCTGTTTCAGTTGCCACACACCTCAAGAATGCATTCCATCCGAAAGAAGCGAGAAACTACCGAAACGAGTAACGAACCGGACGCAATTTCCAGTACGGTTGCATCCTTGTTGATCAGCAGCAGTGTAGTCCACTTCGAAGACAATGGTGGGCTAACTCTGAAGGCTGTCAGCAAAGCTGACGAAGGATGGTACGCATGTGCTGCCATCAACGAAGCAGGCAGTATTGTAAAGAAGATCTTTATCAAAGTTTTGGACAAAGATGAATCACTCGAGGCGCGGAAGGAGCAAATTCACACCTACGACCAAAGTCGGTGGGTCAGTGAACAGTTCATAGTGCTGAACAATGTGTTCACTATTTCTGCCAGCTCAATCGGGATCTCGTGGGATGTGACTGACAGCGCCACGAAGATGCCTCTCCGGATGTATTATCGAGTAGCGAGTGAACCAATGGATAACTTTATTTACAACTCGACATTCGAGAGTCAAGTTACGACGAGCAACTTGAAAGAGCTGACATTGAATGATCTACGACCATTCACGGAGTACGAAATCTTTGCCAGCATACCGGAGGGATTATCCGGGTCTGTGTCCAATATCCGAAGAGGAAAAACTCTGGATGGACCTCCATCAGCGCCTCCAACCGACGTCAGGGTCGGAGTTATCAACACAACAGCAGCTTTTGTACGGTGGTCACCTCCACCGGTACACATGTTAAATGGAGAACTCACTGGATATAAG attcaaatcaaatcaaatgccACAAACAAAGTACTTGGACAGATGATTCTTAATTCTACAACACAGTCAGTGGTTATCAACAGTTTGACACCAGGAGCGATGTACATCGCTAAGGTAGCAAGTTTGACGTCTGGAGGAATAG GACCCTACAGTTTACCAACTTCACTGCATATGGATCCCCAAAACATTGTTAG AACTGACCCCACACCAAGCTATTGGATGTCATCATGGATGTCCGGGACGGCCCTCGTGATTCTTTGCGTTTGTCTGATAGGTGGAGCGATTTTTGCCATTTTCTGGACCGTCCGTAAGAAACAATCCGTCAAGGCTTCCTACCCTGGCCCTTCGGTTACGACGATTATTCCAGATAAACAGCACACTCTGTGGCTGCATGGGAATACATTAGTTAAGCCGTCTCACTCTCTAGATCCTCCGAGCACATCAGAATACGCTGAGCTCACTAATAACACACAGAGTCTCAAGCCGAACAACTGTGTTCCTCCACCTGAGCCTTACGCAACTGTTACGCTTCAAAGGGGTGGAACCATTTCCGAGGAATCTTGCATGAAATGTGCAAATAGTCCAGTTTCCAGCGAGTACAACGCCCCGCTCCGGGAACCAATCAACATATCAGACGTACTGCCACCACCGCCCGATCATCCATACGGCACATATCGCCCACCGACCAGCATGACAATCCGGACCAACCCGGCCGCTTTGTCACCGCAAATGATGCGCAAGAATCACGTTCCTCCGCCCATGCCGAACCGCTGGGACACCATGCCGCCACCCATTCCGAGCTTCCCACAGAACTGGATTCGGCCACATCACATGAATCCAGCCCTGACGATGAACAATGCCGAGATGTACTCGGAGAATGACTACGAAAGTGGATCCGTGCTGTACGAGCAATGCTACCGACCGGACCAGATGCCGCCGGTTCCTCCACCCAACAATGGCCATCATTTCTTCAGCCATGCTGGCGAGCCGACGGAGGAGTTCTATCGGCACATGAATATGGAGTTCGCTCAAGACATGGGCTTCGAACCGGCCAGCCCTCCAGCGCCCTGCCCGGAGACACCCTTCAACAGCAAATATCTGACCGGGCCCGGCGCTGCCGACAGTCCCATCATATCCCGCAAGGTAGGTGTCAACACGACAGCCCGGGGCCACTTGCCCAACAGTGCGTCCAACAATAGCAACAACTACAATAGTCAGCACAGCACTGGCCAGAGTTCCGAAAGCGACAGTGACAACCGGTGGGCTCCCGCCCGAACGAAACGCAGTAGAAGTAGATCGAAAAGTAGTGATAGAAAATACAATAGGACTCTTATTCGATAA
- the LOC134227506 gene encoding roundabout homolog 3-like isoform X2, with amino-acid sequence MDQCSSLLVSTLFSAIILGGLYNPVEAQLRPRIQEHPADAVAAKEEPLTLNCKAVGRPPPEINWYHNGVPLGPSDRRVILPEGSLFFLKVMQNKREQDAGVYHCEAHNSAGIAVSRNATLQIAILKDEFRAMPKDTVALVGGPVILNCTPPRGIPEPSVLWIKDGKLLDISGKRLSMVDSGSLMISEIQPNDTGKYECSAQSMAGTKTTPPAYLKVLAPPTIVKSPHDTEVLEGEGFDLPCELAGDPKPMVTWRKENGRLPEGRSRKLLDNTLRIEDARQDDEGKYICEGHNEGGNVTISIYLYVYEAPTFMEAPVDVVIREGEGITLPCRAKGRPGVRIFWDRIDKPHVNNSASKPQSQAQIGHKPAEKSKRSISLKTTKNHVRSFAPESVGNWSIKIEPVSEKQLFQLPHTSRMHSIRKKRETTETSNEPDAISSTVASLLISSSVVHFEDNGGLTLKAVSKADEGWYACAAINEAGSIVKKIFIKVLDKDESLEARKEQIHTYDQSRWVSEQFIVLNNVFTISASSIGISWDVTDSATKMPLRMYYRVASEPMDNFIYNSTFESQVTTSNLKELTLNDLRPFTEYEIFASIPEGLSGSVSNIRRGKTLDGPPSAPPTDVRVGVINTTAAFVRWSPPPVHMLNGELTGYKIQIKSNATNKVLGQMILNSTTQSVVINSLTPGAMYIAKVASLTSGGIGPYSLPTSLHMDPQNIVRTDPTPSYWMSSWMSGTALVILCVCLIGGAIFAIFWTVRKKQSVKASYPGPSVTTIIPDKQHTLWLHGNTLVKPSHSLDPPSTSEYAELTNNTQSLKPNNCVPPPEPYATVTLQRGGTISEESCMKCANSPVSSEYNAPLREPINISDVLPPPPDHPYGTYRPPTSMTIRTNPAALSPQMMRKNHVPPPMPNRWDTMPPPIPSFPQNWIRPHHMNPALTMNNAEMYSENDYESGSVLYEQCYRPDQMPPVPPPNNGHHFFSHAGEPTEEFYRHMNMEFAQDMGFEPASPPAPCPETPFNSKYLTGPGAADSPIISRKQSNLPARRRSGAFSEGGAKV; translated from the exons CACAACTGCGACCTCGGATACAGGAACATCCGGCAGATGCAGTCGCAGCCAAGGAAGAACCACTGACACTGAACTGCAAAGCAGTTGGCCGGCCACCTCCTGAGATTAATTGGTATCACAATGGGGTGCCATTGGGGCCCTCCGATAGGCGGGTGATACTGCCCGAGGGCTCGCTGTTCTTTCTAAA ggtGATGCAGAATAAGCGCGAACAGGATGCTGGAGTGTATCACTGTGAAGCGCACAACTCGGCTGGCATTGCGGTGAGCAGAAATGCTACGCTACAGATCGCCATTTTGAAGGACGAGTTCCGAGCAATGCCAAAAGATACGGTGGCCTTGGTAGGTGGTCCAGTGATACTGAACTGTACGCCCCCTCGTGGCATACCGGAGCCATCGGTTCTTTGGATAAAGGACGGTAAACTGTTGGACATTAGTGGAAAACGGTTGAGCATGGTGGATTCTGGAAGCTTGATGATTTCGGAAATTCAACCGAACGACACGGGCAAATACGAATGCTCGGCGCAGAGTATGGCTGGAACGAAAACCACGCCCCCGGCATATTTGAAGGTGCTGGCTCCACCTACTATAGTAAAAAGTCCGCACGATACTGAGGTGTTAGAAGGGGAAGGGTTCGATCTGCCTTGCGAGTTGGCAGGAGATCCGAAACCTATGGTAACGTGGCGGAAAGAAAATGGACGACTCCCGGAAGGCAGGTCGAGAAAACTGTTAGACAATACACTGAGGATAGAGGACGCTCGACAAGATGACGAGGGAAAGTACATCTGTGAGGGCCATAACGAGGGAGGGAACGTGACTATCTCGATCTATTTGTACGTCTACGAAGCGCCTACGTTTATGGAAGCACCGGTAGATGTCGTCATCAGAGAGGGCGAGGGGATCACATTGCCTTGTCGAGCCAAGGGGCGACCCGGAGTGCGGATATTTTGGGATCGCATCGATAAACCACATGTAAATAATAGTGCCAGCAAACCGCAAAGCCAAGCGCAGATTGGGCACAAACCTGCCGAAAAATCCAAGCGTAGTATTTCGCTTAAGACAACTAAAAATCACGTACGTTCCTTTGCACCCGAATCGGTGGGAAATTGGTCAATTAAGATAGAACCGGTTTCTGAAAAGCAGCTGTTTCAGTTGCCACACACCTCAAGAATGCATTCCATCCGAAAGAAGCGAGAAACTACCGAAACGAGTAACGAACCGGACGCAATTTCCAGTACGGTTGCATCCTTGTTGATCAGCAGCAGTGTAGTCCACTTCGAAGACAATGGTGGGCTAACTCTGAAGGCTGTCAGCAAAGCTGACGAAGGATGGTACGCATGTGCTGCCATCAACGAAGCAGGCAGTATTGTAAAGAAGATCTTTATCAAAGTTTTGGACAAAGATGAATCACTCGAGGCGCGGAAGGAGCAAATTCACACCTACGACCAAAGTCGGTGGGTCAGTGAACAGTTCATAGTGCTGAACAATGTGTTCACTATTTCTGCCAGCTCAATCGGGATCTCGTGGGATGTGACTGACAGCGCCACGAAGATGCCTCTCCGGATGTATTATCGAGTAGCGAGTGAACCAATGGATAACTTTATTTACAACTCGACATTCGAGAGTCAAGTTACGACGAGCAACTTGAAAGAGCTGACATTGAATGATCTACGACCATTCACGGAGTACGAAATCTTTGCCAGCATACCGGAGGGATTATCCGGGTCTGTGTCCAATATCCGAAGAGGAAAAACTCTGGATGGACCTCCATCAGCGCCTCCAACCGACGTCAGGGTCGGAGTTATCAACACAACAGCAGCTTTTGTACGGTGGTCACCTCCACCGGTACACATGTTAAATGGAGAACTCACTGGATATAAG attcaaatcaaatcaaatgccACAAACAAAGTACTTGGACAGATGATTCTTAATTCTACAACACAGTCAGTGGTTATCAACAGTTTGACACCAGGAGCGATGTACATCGCTAAGGTAGCAAGTTTGACGTCTGGAGGAATAG GACCCTACAGTTTACCAACTTCACTGCATATGGATCCCCAAAACATTGTTAG AACTGACCCCACACCAAGCTATTGGATGTCATCATGGATGTCCGGGACGGCCCTCGTGATTCTTTGCGTTTGTCTGATAGGTGGAGCGATTTTTGCCATTTTCTGGACCGTCCGTAAGAAACAATCCGTCAAGGCTTCCTACCCTGGCCCTTCGGTTACGACGATTATTCCAGATAAACAGCACACTCTGTGGCTGCATGGGAATACATTAGTTAAGCCGTCTCACTCTCTAGATCCTCCGAGCACATCAGAATACGCTGAGCTCACTAATAACACACAGAGTCTCAAGCCGAACAACTGTGTTCCTCCACCTGAGCCTTACGCAACTGTTACGCTTCAAAGGGGTGGAACCATTTCCGAGGAATCTTGCATGAAATGTGCAAATAGTCCAGTTTCCAGCGAGTACAACGCCCCGCTCCGGGAACCAATCAACATATCAGACGTACTGCCACCACCGCCCGATCATCCATACGGCACATATCGCCCACCGACCAGCATGACAATCCGGACCAACCCGGCCGCTTTGTCACCGCAAATGATGCGCAAGAATCACGTTCCTCCGCCCATGCCGAACCGCTGGGACACCATGCCGCCACCCATTCCGAGCTTCCCACAGAACTGGATTCGGCCACATCACATGAATCCAGCCCTGACGATGAACAATGCCGAGATGTACTCGGAGAATGACTACGAAAGTGGATCCGTGCTGTACGAGCAATGCTACCGACCGGACCAGATGCCGCCGGTTCCTCCACCCAACAATGGCCATCATTTCTTCAGCCATGCTGGCGAGCCGACGGAGGAGTTCTATCGGCACATGAATATGGAGTTCGCTCAAGACATGGGCTTCGAACCGGCCAGCCCTCCAGCGCCCTGCCCGGAGACACCCTTCAACAGCAAATATCTGACCGGGCCCGGCGCTGCCGACAGTCCCATCATATCCCGCAAG cAATCTAATCTCCCCGCGCGTCGTCGGAGCGGTGCATTCAGCGAAGGGGGAGCCAAGGTGTAG
- the LOC134224470 gene encoding mitochondrial import receptor subunit TOM20 homolog, whose product MEISKTTIGIAAGVAGTLFLGYCIYFDHKRRKDPDFKKKLRERRKAKKAASAAGGPRTTMPNMADHEEVQRFFLQEIQMGEALISSGDIENGVEHLANAVIVCGQPAQLLQVLQQTLPAQVFTLLINRMRQYGGGQGGGDSERARLQEMNDDLE is encoded by the exons ATGGAGATCAGTAAAACTACCATCGGGATTGCAGCCGGCGTTGCCGGAACGCTGTTCCTGGGGTACTGCATCTACTTCGATCACAAGCGCCGCAAAGATCCGGACTTCAAAAAGAAGCTGCGAGAGA GGAGGAAAGCGAAGAAGGCTGCCTCGGCTGCTGGAGGGCCACGGACGACGATGCCCAACATGGCAGACCATGAAGAAGTGCAAAG atttttcctccaggaaattcagatGGGCGAGGCCCTCATCTCTTCCGGTGACATCGAGAACGGTGTCGAGCATCTGGCCAACGCAGTGATCGTCTGCGGCCAACCGGCACAGCTTCTCCAAGTCCTCCAACAGACCTTGCCAGCCCAAGTGTTCACACTACTGATCAATCGTATGCGGCAGTACGGCGGCGGACAGGGCGGAGGCGACAGCGAGAGGGCCAGATTGCAAGAAATGAACGACGATCTGGAATAG